The Desulfonatronum lacustre DSM 10312 region AAAGAAAAATATTATCGTTGTCGCTCCCGATAAGTATAAAGACTTTGCTCGAGAATTATCACATTTAATATCTAAAAAGCATGGATTCTCGAGTTCATATTGGTCAGTAGAACACTTCGAGGCTAATGAATGTAATCTCAGTGGTGAACAGTATGCTATATTTATTGGCAATCCGGATGAAAATTCTCTTACAGAAGCTTATTTGCGTGTAATAGGCAATATAAGCAGCAAATATGGAGCATGTTATGGATATGATTCATCAAAAGCTATTGTTTTTGGCGAAGGCAAAGAGGAGCAGTTGCAGCTTGTTAATCAAATCAACAATTCTATAAAAGGTATACTATCTTTAGAGGGGTCTACATCGAATGAAAATCGTTCTGAAATTTTAGTTTTTATAGACATAATAGATGATTTGTTAAAAAAAACAAATCCAGTATACTACTACATACAAAAATATTTTTTGAATGGGCAGCTTGATGAGTTGAAAAATCAGCAGTTAAAGCTAGCTATCTTAACATTTTTGAATGAAGAGTTTAACGATTGGACAAGTGTTGAAAATTGAGACAATCGTTATGAATTCATTTGAATACTATTTCAGATCCGTGAATGATCAATCAGGTGGGACATTAGGCACATTTCATGGTACTAATTATATTCAAGAAGTAGAAAGCGCAATTAATAACGCCAACAGAGCTCTTCAAAATGAAGCTAGCCATCGAAGTAACGTCTCTGTTGATTATCTCAAGGGCTGGTTAGCCGAACAATGGCACGCTGAGACATTAAAAGTGAATGCGTCTGCCAAAGGACGTGATGACATTTGGGCTAAAGTACAGTCAAATAATACACCAGGGGAAGATGTCCTCTTCGGAAATGCCAATAAATCATTTGTAGCTGAAGTAAAATACTACAGGACAGGTGAAGACACCGCTAAAGCCATTAGCAGACCTGACTATGAAAACAGCTTCAAAGTTGTCCCAGGTGATCAGAAAGAAGTCGTTATACACGCAGCAGAGAGATTAGCCATAAAAAACCAGGTTAATCGTCCTGAACAGGCTGCCCATTATCATGACACTGCTAATCGTGCTTCGGACAGGTTGCATGTTGATAATGTCTCTTCTAGGCCACTAGATGAGCACGTAGCCAAAGATATGTCAAAGGACTTTAAACGGGATGGTGATATTGACCTTGAAAAATATGGGCTTCTCAGCAAAAACTTTGTCGAATGGACAGATATTGCAAGGGAATCTGGTGAAGCTGCTTTACATGCTGCGGCTCTTTCCGCTGCCATAACAGCGGCACCTTATATCTGGGCTTGTATTGACAAGTCTTTTAAAGAAGGTTCGATTAATCTTGATTCACTGACTAATAATAGTCAAAACGTACTATTTGGAGCAGGTGCAGCAGGTTTAAGAGGTGGAATTGCCGCTTGCTTAACAGCTTCTTGCAAATCAGGATTGCTTGGGGAATCCTTAAAATCAATATCTCCTTTTGCAATAGGAATGGCTACGACAATAGCTATCAACACAATCAGTCACTCAATTCAATTGCGAAATGGAAAAATTTCAAAAAATGAATTTTCTTTTTACTGCTTAAGAGACACTTTTATTCTTTCTAGTTCAATCAGTGGAGCCTACATAGGCCAACTATTAATTCCGATACCAATTCTTGGCTCTATTGCTGGAAATATTGTCGGAGCAACTCTTGGTTCGGTTATATTTTACGGAACAAATCATATAATGTTAGGTTTGTGTGTTAAAAATGGGTGGACATTTTTTGGAATTGTCGATCAAAACTATACTATTTCTGAAGCTATCTTGAAAAAGTCTGGATTTGATATGATACAACTCAAAAATTTTAATACCCATTTTTTTGAATATAACAGATTTAACTACGATAAGTTTGAGTTCAACAAACTTGAGATTTCTCAGGTTAAGCGAGGTATGATCTCGTGCAGGGCGGTTGGCTATGTTTAGTGTGACTCGCTGAAGTGAGTTGCAAATAATCGAGATTACTGCATGGTCATTTTATGCCCATAATATCTCCCATGCCCACCACGCTCCGCCACCTCGCCATGCTCCGGCGCATCCCCCGCGCACCGGCCTTCATCACAACGCCTGATCTCCGTTCCGCTCTGGAATCTCTTGACTACACCGTAGACATCCGCACGGTGCAACGCGACCTGGAAGCCCTGTCCTCGGTTTTTCCTCTGTACTGCGACACGTCGTCCAAGCCCTTCCGCTGGCAATGGCTGGCCGGAGGGGAGGTTTTCGACATTCCCGGCATTGATGCCCACAGCGCCTTGGTTTTCAAGCTGGCGGGCATGTTCCTGGAGCCCTTGTTGCCGGTATCCGCCATGGAAACGCTGATGCCGTACTTCCGGTGCGCGGACAGGGTGCTTGGTGAATCCGGAGCACGGTGCGGGTCATGGTCGGACAAGGTCCGGGTTCTGCCGCGTGGTCAGCGTCTGCTCATGCCGGACGTATCGAGGACGGTTCTTGACGGGATTCACCAGGGCCTGTTTTTTGGCCGCATGGTCAAGATTCTCTACAAATCCAGGGGCAAGCAGGATTTCAAGGAATATCTCATCAATCCCCTTGGGCTTGTCCTGCGCAATGGCCTGATCTACCTCGTCTGCACCTTTTCCGGCTACGAGGATATCCGCCAGCTTCTGCTGCATCGGATGCGACAGGCTGAAGTCGTGAACGAGCCCTGCGCGGTTCCTGATGGATTTGATCTGGACGGATATATCCAGGACCAGGAGTTTGATCTTGCCCGTGGCCGTCCGGACATCCCTCTCCGGTTTCGTTTCCGCGCCGTTCCCGCAAGCGCCCTGTATGAGACGCCCTTGAGCGCGGACCAGGTCATCACCCCTCTTGCCGACAGGCAATGGGTCGAGGTGAGTGCGACCGTCGCGGATACGGACCAGTTGCGCTGGTGGTTGTTGGGGTTTGGGAATCAGGTTGAAGTTTTGGAGCCGGTGGCCTTGCGGGAGGAATTTTGCGCGATTGCCCAGGATATGGGCAGATTGTATGCGGCTTCTGACTCGGTTTGATTGGATTGTATTGGCGTGGGGCTTCGGATAGTCCTTCTTATTTCCTACAAGGGGAACTTCAATGAACGAGCATGAACAGAAAGCAATACTGACCATCTGCCTGATGGCCGCCTTTTCCGATGGCAGGAAGGACGAGCGCGAGCGGGAGCAAATCAAGCGCATTGCGGACAGCCTCGGCCAGGAGACCAGAATCGACGTCGCCTCGCTGTACCAGGACGTTCTCCTGAAGCGCCGCACCCTGGACCATGCCGTCGCGTCCCTCACCAGCCCGGAGGCCCGCATGTTGGCCTATGAGATGGCCGTGTGCGTTTGCGATGCCGATGGAGTGAACACTGATGCGGAAGTGGCCTTCCTTGAACGCTTGCGTTCCGCCTTGGAGCTGGATGCCCAGGCATCAAGCACTTTCGCTTCAGAGGCAGCGGCAATCGCGGACTACTCCTTTGAGACGGAAAGCCCACCAGCCCCACCAGTCACCAACAGGCCCGCGGCGCAGGTCAACGTCCCTGAGTTGGACAAGATGATTCTCAACACCGCCATCCTGAACGGCGCGCTGGAACTCCTGCCCCAGTCCCTGGCCTCCATGGCGATTCTCCCTCTGCAGATGAAGATGGTCTACAAGGTGGGCAAGGCCTACGGCTTTGAACTGGACCGGGGGCATATCAAGGATTTTG contains the following coding sequences:
- a CDS encoding helix-turn-helix transcriptional regulator; protein product: MPIISPMPTTLRHLAMLRRIPRAPAFITTPDLRSALESLDYTVDIRTVQRDLEALSSVFPLYCDTSSKPFRWQWLAGGEVFDIPGIDAHSALVFKLAGMFLEPLLPVSAMETLMPYFRCADRVLGESGARCGSWSDKVRVLPRGQRLLMPDVSRTVLDGIHQGLFFGRMVKILYKSRGKQDFKEYLINPLGLVLRNGLIYLVCTFSGYEDIRQLLLHRMRQAEVVNEPCAVPDGFDLDGYIQDQEFDLARGRPDIPLRFRFRAVPASALYETPLSADQVITPLADRQWVEVSATVADTDQLRWWLLGFGNQVEVLEPVALREEFCAIAQDMGRLYAASDSV
- a CDS encoding YcjF family protein — translated: MNEHEQKAILTICLMAAFSDGRKDEREREQIKRIADSLGQETRIDVASLYQDVLLKRRTLDHAVASLTSPEARMLAYEMAVCVCDADGVNTDAEVAFLERLRSALELDAQASSTFASEAAAIADYSFETESPPAPPVTNRPAAQVNVPELDKMILNTAILNGALELLPQSLASMAILPLQMKMVYKVGKAYGFELDRGHIKDFAATLGIGLTGQYVEQMGRKLLGGILGKLGGGLMGGLGNAATGSAFSFATTYALGQVAKEYYASGRSISMNQLKQIFASLLEKGKAMQSNYAGEIQQRANTVDTRQIAGLIRGQ